Proteins encoded by one window of Paenibacillus sp. DCT19:
- a CDS encoding MurR/RpiR family transcriptional regulator gives MNILMQLSEMQNFTPNEKSIASYILKHKEHVLQLSIQELAKATYTSHSAIHRLTQKLGLTGFKEFTITLAREFQQSTQPISNVNPNYPFSSGESSLQVAQEIAELMKETIEKNVAYMDDELLSQTAHLLNNANRIFIYAQGDSQIRAKSFQNKCFKINKYVVIATELSEWIYHTINLTSQDCAIFLTYHGISPNYVQVAQHFNRENIPFITITASNQSELAKLSTYCIRVPNDEEKLAKIGTFSSQIAFEYVLNVLYSCIYKIDYLKNMHTTTESLKKFQMNNVIKDI, from the coding sequence TTGAACATCCTAATGCAGTTGTCCGAAATGCAGAACTTTACACCAAATGAAAAGAGCATCGCTTCCTACATATTGAAACACAAAGAGCATGTGCTCCAACTAAGCATTCAAGAGCTTGCCAAAGCAACATATACATCTCACTCGGCCATCCATCGTCTAACGCAAAAGTTAGGTCTTACTGGATTCAAAGAGTTTACTATTACGCTTGCCCGTGAGTTTCAGCAGAGTACACAGCCCATCTCCAACGTGAATCCTAACTATCCATTTAGCTCAGGTGAATCTTCACTCCAGGTGGCACAAGAGATTGCAGAGCTGATGAAGGAAACGATTGAAAAGAACGTTGCATATATGGACGACGAGCTCCTATCACAGACAGCACATCTGCTGAATAATGCCAATCGGATCTTCATCTACGCACAGGGGGATTCACAAATTCGAGCAAAAAGTTTTCAAAATAAATGTTTTAAAATTAATAAGTATGTGGTCATTGCGACTGAGTTATCTGAATGGATATATCACACCATTAATTTAACTTCTCAGGATTGTGCTATTTTCCTAACGTACCATGGGATCTCACCGAATTATGTTCAAGTGGCGCAGCACTTCAACCGTGAGAATATCCCATTCATCACCATTACAGCAAGTAACCAGAGTGAGTTAGCCAAACTCAGTACATATTGCATTCGAGTACCTAATGATGAGGAAAAGCTCGCTAAGATTGGAACGTTCTCGTCACAGATTGCTTTTGAATACGTGTTGAACGTGCTCTACTCTTGCATCT